From Leptospira dzoumogneensis:
TTATTCGATTTGCCCGCATCCTTACTTTTACGCAGGAAATCCTGGAATTCTTCCGGAGAGCGGGAATGGTAACCTTTACTCATTATAGATATTCCTAGGTCCTTTTTCCATAGATTACTTTTTCCTAGAAAAGATTGCAAGCATTCCACTGTAAATGGATTGATCGAATTTTTTGATCCTAGTATGTTCCTAAATCATTCGGTTGCATTACTTTTAAAAATTGTGCATACTGAAGATCCGAGGCTCAATCATGGAAATCGTAAAAGGGAAAGAAGCCACTATTCTTTTCGATGGCAAAAAATGTATTCATTCCAGAAATTGTGTGCTAAGTAGACCGGATGTATTCGTTCCGAATGTAGAAGGAGAATGGATCTATCCTGACAAAGCGAGCGTAGAAGAGATCAAATCTTTAGCTTTGAATTGTCCATCCGGTGCGATCCGTTTTGAATCGAATGATCCTTCTTTCAAAGAAACTGCTCCTCCCGTAAATGTTTTGAGGATAAGAGAGAATGGGCCTCTTGCGGTCCATGCTGACATAGAGCTGGAAGGTATCGAAAAACAATATAGACTTACTCTTTGTAGATGCGGAGCTTCTACCCATAAACCTTTTTGTGATGCGACTCATGTGAGTATAGGATTTACTGCGACCGGAGAACCGCAGGTCCAGGAATCTCAGGCTTTGCCTGTTCGAAATGGAATTTTGAAGGTAGAACCTACCAAAAACGGTCCTTTGAAAGTGAGTGGAAATTTAGAAATTTGTTCCGGAACGGGAAAGGTAACAAATAGAACCACCGAAACTTACCTCTGTCGTTGTGGTGGTTCTTCCAATAAACCTTATTGCGATGGAACTCATCGCAAGATCAAATTTAAGTCTGAGTGACTATTCCGCGAATCTATCGTTTAAGGTAGCGCATAAATGGGTCGCTTCCGCATCTGTGCCATATTCACAGTAGCTGAGATACATGAACGGATTCACGCTTAAGCTTGTATCAAAAACGGTCGGATCTTGGTAAGCGGCACTGACGGTGAGTATATTCCCTGTTTGGGAATTTCTTCTAATTGCACCGAATGCTCCCGGATATTTTTGTTTGATCAAAACAAATACCGCTTGGACACAAGGATTCTCCACACCTCCTCCAACTAACGGGCTAAATGCATTACCCATTGCTAATAAATGTGCAGTAAGATCCCCGTTTTGGTAAAGCTCAAGATCCGCTACCGTGGACACGTCAATTTGAGTCTGGGTATAAGCAGTCGCTTTGACCGGTCCTCCAAAACCTAAAGGTGCGTCTATGACGACCCAAGCATCTCCCGCAAACGGATCACCCGCTCCTAAACCATTGGTAAGAAATGTTTGGCTTTCAGTCAGAAAACTGTTGATCGGGTAGAATCTTGTGTTTGTCATCCTTGCAGTGAATTCGTCAGGTGAATCCACATCAGGAAGTGCGTTCCAATTTTGATCGTCTATTGCTTGTATCCAAGTGGCAAATAACGCAGATGTCCTCTCGCAGGCTTCTCCAGTTCCTCCTCCCACTGCATCCGTAACCGCTTTAGCTCTCACGAAGTCTGCTCTTTGCATTGCGGCGTAATCCGCATGCGTGGTCCCTTCTAAAGCTGCTTGGTTGCAGCCTATATTCGGAACTCCGTTGAGAGTTACTTCATATCTGTTCACATCGCTCTTATACGTGGCTTCTGCGCAATGATCGCTTAATGCTTCTGCGACCGCGAGTCCCAGAAAACCGTTAGTGTTGTTCTTATTACTTCCTTGGCATGCAAAGAAGAAAAGAAGAAGGGCGAGTGATATTCTTTTCATCGAGCCCATAAGTTTTTCTCCTGGCTTTTGTTGATTTGCCTTGGATCTTATAGCGGTCGTTATAATTATGAAATCTTTATTCGAGTTTCATATAACTATTGTTATGTGATATATTATTTCACGCGGAGTCGCAAAGACGCTGAGGGAAATGTAAAGTAGAAAATTTTGTAAATCTAATAATCTCCGCGGCTTCGTGTCTCTGCGTGAGAAAACTCTGTGAGCTCCGTGCGAAACTATAGATTATAAAGAATCAATCAGAGATCTGATCTTTTTACGGATCCTGCCTGCTGTAGGATAACCTTTGCATAATTCAGCGCAATAAAGAAGAATACTTTGAGAGAGTCTGACTGATTCTATCATACCTTCTCCTCTGGATAAGAAGAATGTTAGAATTCCTACAAGTAGATCACCAGTTCCCATGACAGCCAGCTTGGGTTCTTGGAACTCCCAAAAATATGAATTTCCCTCGGGAGTAAATAGGATAGAAACGGGGCCTTTTAATAGTAAATACGTTCTCTTCTCTTTTGCCCAAATCTTTGCATCTTCTAAAGCGGAATATTGGCTTATGTACTTTTTACCTGTGATAGAAGACCATTCTCCTAAATGAGGAGTGAGAATTGTGTTGGGACCTAAATGTTTTTCATCTAAATATTTGAATGCACCTGCATCAAAAACCAATATTGTTTCTTTAGAAAAAGATAAGTGAGGAAGATCAGAAGAAGCAAGTCCAGGACCTACACATGCTACGCTTGCTTTTTTTAAAAAAGGATAATCATTAGATTTTTTAGAAGTTTCTAATCCGGAAACCATAAAAGAAGGATCTTTTTTCAGTACCTTCGTCAAGGTATTTGCGGAAGGAGTGAGTATTTGTGAAATTCCTCCTCCTAATTCTTGGAATGCAAGTGCGGAAGATAGAATTGCTCCGGACATTCCTTCCGAGCCGCCAACAAATACTGCGGAACCGTTTTTGTATTTATGTGAATCTTTTTCTCTGGTAAGTTTAGAGATTAGTTCTTCTTTGTTCGCCCTTGGCAAAAGATATTTGGATGTTTGGAATTCCTGGCGTAAAAATCCAATTGGATGGAATGATTTTCTATCTTTGGATAGAGGATAGAATACATTTTTGGCCTTAGGAGATCCGATTTCCGCTAAAATATCCGCAGCAAATGGGGTTTTTTCGTCGGGTGAATATCCGGAGACTGCATCTATACTTAAAATCAGCAAAGAATCTTTTAGTTTTTCTTTTGCTGATCGGATTTCTGCAGCTGTATGTGCAATTTCACCTGATAGCGGGCCTTTAAATCCAGTTCCTAGAAGAGAATCTACTAAAACTTCCCTAGGATTTACGAGATTGCTCCTAAATTTTTCCAAAGGAAAACTTGGGATCTTCAGTTCTTCAGTTAGATTTTTATAAAATTTCGTTTCTTCGGAGAGGTTTCCTTCTTTGGAATAGATTTCCACCTGCATACCTTCTGCCCTTAAAAAATGGGCGAGGGCATATCCGTCTCCT
This genomic window contains:
- a CDS encoding bifunctional ADP-dependent NAD(P)H-hydrate dehydratase/NAD(P)H-hydrate epimerase, giving the protein MNRENFQVLFDEEEAKALDEQTIRNRKISGTLLMGFAALSIFQTWEEVFKSAKKVIILCGSGNNGGDGYALAHFLRAEGMQVEIYSKEGNLSEETKFYKNLTEELKIPSFPLEKFRSNLVNPREVLVDSLLGTGFKGPLSGEIAHTAAEIRSAKEKLKDSLLILSIDAVSGYSPDEKTPFAADILAEIGSPKAKNVFYPLSKDRKSFHPIGFLRQEFQTSKYLLPRANKEELISKLTREKDSHKYKNGSAVFVGGSEGMSGAILSSALAFQELGGGISQILTPSANTLTKVLKKDPSFMVSGLETSKKSNDYPFLKKASVACVGPGLASSDLPHLSFSKETILVFDAGAFKYLDEKHLGPNTILTPHLGEWSSITGKKYISQYSALEDAKIWAKEKRTYLLLKGPVSILFTPEGNSYFWEFQEPKLAVMGTGDLLVGILTFFLSRGEGMIESVRLSQSILLYCAELCKGYPTAGRIRKKIRSLIDSL
- a CDS encoding CDGSH iron-sulfur domain-containing protein; its protein translation is MEIVKGKEATILFDGKKCIHSRNCVLSRPDVFVPNVEGEWIYPDKASVEEIKSLALNCPSGAIRFESNDPSFKETAPPVNVLRIRENGPLAVHADIELEGIEKQYRLTLCRCGASTHKPFCDATHVSIGFTATGEPQVQESQALPVRNGILKVEPTKNGPLKVSGNLEICSGTGKVTNRTTETYLCRCGGSSNKPYCDGTHRKIKFKSE